The genomic window CTATAAGAGAGCCAGGTGTGTCAACTCCAAGATTGATTCCAAAGCAAGGAGAGTTTCCACCCAATTCGCGTTTTACTCGAAATGTTGAAAGGGTCTTCAAAGGTTGattctttccatttttcagGCCATGAACTGGATCAATTGTCGTAAAGTTGCATCTTCTACATGGTCCATCATTTCGAAAAAAAGCCTCACTTCCAATACGGATCCTGGTCCAATTGTCTTCATCGAAAGgaacattattttgtatatgaatATTGGTTCTGAATCTTTTGTGATCCACGATCAAATCTTGTtcttcttgattttttagaacCTCATTGAGGTACTTAACACTCCTGGATGTCGTTAATAGAATGGGATAACCATCTGCATAGAAAGGAACGTCTTCCACCTTGCTTAGTGACGtcattaattgttttgaatCAATGAGGGATCGAGAACTCTTTTTGTCACAATGATAAAGAAGACGACATCGGCTTAAGTTCTCAAGTTGAAGATACTTTCCAAACCAGAGGGAAGCAGCGTCTCCGCAGTCGTATCCCCGGCATgtattcccaaaaatatttgtttctataGCTAAGGATGAAGATGAGGGAAGAACTCCGGTAAAGGGTTCCACTCCTGGAGCCTTAAGTGTAAAAGTATTCGAGTTGCTCTTGGAGAGTTCCACTTTTACCAATCCATGGTATCTTCTCCCTGTCATTACCTTAAAGTCATGCACTGAATCAACCAAGACAAACCTTCTATCTTCATTTTCTTGATGTGTGAGACCATATTTATCCACctggaaataaagaaaatatggaaGAGATATGAAATAAGTCGTGGTTTTCTacgtatttaaattatttttatttagataccTTGGCTTTTTGTACTGGAAGCCCTTTTCCGGACTTGAGAGGATAGATGTATATTCTATCAAGGACTCCGATGTGATTCCAAATATTTGCCATCCCTTTTCAATGCTCTTAATTGTTTCGGTGATAGAAAAATCAGTtgtttatagttgtttttttgttcccaAACATCATGTTACTGAAAACTGGAATCACTTTATTAACATAGTACAAGTTGTAAACAACAAAATCATATAGATTTATGTCTAGTACGTATATAGATGTAATATGAACTGCAAAATCATTatcaatacaatattataataaattgaggACTTGAGATAACAACTCAATATACTTCTAATCCTTCCATACGTCATATATCCATCAACAAATGCCTGATTTCGTACTTGATATCAGTAACATGTCAATTTATTTAgcttaataatttgtatttttctcttgCACTGTCATCAACAATATCATCATCTGGATTATCATTTACCTCGGAGCCAGGATTTGATACTCCACTATTTCTTTCAACTTTTCCCCCTTCCATTACCGGCTGGTCCATTAAGAtctaattaatttcaaatttaaacttcaacaagatataatttatacattcaaaatagaatttcaacaaaattaatagaataaaagagagataagaaaagacaaaaagagTGACTAGTCATTATTTGGCGctctgattttttattcttccataatatataatcataatgaAGTTTTGCATTGAATTTGATTATAAGTGAGACTCTAGACATATTGTGTGTATATTTAGAGAGATACATATCGTACAGTCTGGAATAgttatgagaaaaatattcttattcacATCGATCTTGTGTTAAGAGGTTGCATTTATTTGTTAATCACTTCACATAAGAAAAAGTTCCGGAAAATTGacgttttaataataaaggaatCATCTAGTGGACAATTTGGCtatttaaatactttgaaaGTAGATTTAGCTTCAAAAGCAATTAGAAGGaagataattaatgatattACAGGCATTGATGGAGGTCGCATTCCTAAACGGTCAACTGTTCCTGAAGTTGAAAATGTAACTTTTGAAACTCTAATGATAGGCATACTCCTTCTTTAAGGAATTCATATTTGTCCTGGATCTGGTCTTATGGTGGTCATAGTACTGAAAAAAGAATTGGATATTAGTATTGCGTTTTCTCACGTTGAGCATACCTTTCCAATAAGGGGAGCAAATGACAGGGACGGGGGAATTAAAGAGGGTTAAGAGCCCAAGGTAAAGAAGAGTCTGGAAATcttattgtatttgaaaagaaaataactattcacTCTCCGCATGAGGATGTTAAGTCCAGTGAGATAGATGatgtatttaaagattttgGCGAAATTGTAGAAACTGCAAAAGATACTGCTGTTATTGATGGAAGATTAAAGGGCCTTAATAACGCAAAGTTTGTTCTTGGATTGATACGAAAGAGGTCTTCCAGGATTTATGGGTTTTAGAGGTTTAAAGACTGAGATTAGCTACACAGGTCAGTCAATTATATGTGCAAAGTGTTACGAAACAGGTCACATTGCAAAAAAGTTGTATCCATCAGTTTTTTACATGGGGGACATTATCTTGAGTCAGTTAAGGAAGTTTTATCCCAAAATAATGCAATGGATATTAATGAAACAAGTAAAAAAACTGATAATGgctccattatttttttgacaggaCTAAAGATAATACAGATATGTGGTACATTCAGATGGGAGGAGAAATATAGCTAGTGAAGAAAATATTCCAGATAATGAAAGAGTAACCACCTGTACTGACCAAGAAGAGGTTACAATAAGCAAAAATACAACTCCAACAGagacaaattgtaaaaaaaataaaaatattttagcatcTAATATTTGCGAAGGAAATTAGTAGCTCTAAGAACCCAAATGAAAAAAGGCTAAATAAACCCCCAATgccttattgataaataacaaattttatccaAG from Lepeophtheirus salmonis chromosome 1, UVic_Lsal_1.4, whole genome shotgun sequence includes these protein-coding regions:
- the Marc gene encoding mitochondrial amidoxime-reducing component 1, which encodes MANIWNHIGVLDRIYIYPLKSGKGLPVQKAKVDKYGLTHQENEDRRFVLVDSVHDFKVMTGRRYHGLVKVELSKSNSNTFTLKAPGVEPFTGVLPSSSSLAIETNIFGNTCRGYDCGDAASLWFGKYLQLENLSRCRLLYHCDKKSSRSLIDSKQLMTSLSKVEDVPFYADGYPILLTTSRSVKYLNEVLKNQEEQDLIVDHKRFRTNIHIQNNVPFDEDNWTRIRIGSEAFFRNDGPCRRCNFTTIDPVHGLKNGKNQPLKTLSTFRVKRELGGNSPCFGINLGVDTPGSLIEIGDPVFVTYVQ